The Malassezia japonica chromosome 8, complete sequence genome includes a window with the following:
- a CDS encoding uncharacterized protein (COG:H; EggNog:ENOG503NVHG) has translation MPAIQEDAAWCEGILARLGDAPWSDEQEKAVLEPYRYLDSQPGKEIRTKLIDAFQGWLVLTPRDLATVTGVVRQLHTASLLVDDIEDSSALRRGLPTAHTIYGVPLTINAANYVYFQVFGALVGQAPATHAMVTDELMRLHRGQGMDLFWRENLVCPTEEEYIAMVTNKTGGLFRIAIKLMCAMSAVDVDLVPLVNLIGLLFQIRDDYMNLQSAPLHTNKGYCEDLTEGKFSFPVVHAMRHGSERQLLHILRQRTTNIETKQAAVQYMEQCGSFAYTRDVLQRLHAQARQEVLRLEQVLGENTPLMSILDALCLDKESPRV, from the coding sequence ATGCCGGCCATCCaggaggacgcggcgtgGTGCGAGGGTAtcctcgcgcggctcggcgacgcgccgtggagcgacgagcaggaaaaggcggtgctcgagccgTACAGGTACCTCGACTCGCAGCCGGGGAAGGAAATACGCACGAAACTCATCGACGCGTTCCAGGGATGGCTCGTGCTCACCCCGCGCGACCTCGCGACGGTGaccggcgtcgtgcggcaGCTGCACACGGCGAGCCTGCTGGTAGACGATATCGAAGATAGCTCGGCACTGCGCAGAGGACTGCCGACCGCGCACACGATCtacggcgtgccgctcacAATCAACGCGGCAAACTACGTCTACTTTCAGGTGtttggcgcgctcgtcggccaggcgcccgcgacgcacgccatGGTCACGGACGAGCTCATGCGACTGCACCGGGGGCAGGGGATGGACCTGTTCTGGCGTGAAAATCTCGTGTGCCCGACCGAGGAGGAGTACATCGCCATGGTCACGAACAAGACCGGCGGCCTGTTCCGCATCGCGATCAAGCTCATGTGCGCGATGAGCGCAGTGGACGTCGATCTCGTGCCACTCGTAAACCTCATTGGATTGCTGTTCCAGATCCGCGACGACTACATGAACTTGCAGAGCGCCCCGCTGCATACCAACAAGGGCTACTGCGAAGACCTGACCGAGGGCAAGTTTTCGTTTCCGGTCGTGCACGCAATGCGCCacggcagcgagcgccagctccTTCATATCCTGCGGCAGCGCACGACCAATATCGAGACAAAACAGGCCGCAGTGCAGTACATGGAGCAGTGCGGCTCGTTTGCGTacacgcgcgacgtcttGCAGAGGCTGCACGCACAGGCGCGGCAGGAAGTGCTGCGCCTTGAACAGGTCCTAGGCGAAAATACCCCACTGATGTCGATCCTCGACGCACTGTGCCTGGACAAGGAGTCGCCGCGTGTATAG